aagaaaaaatttaaaagtaacCTTTGAAAAGCATGCGGTCATAATTCTGATTTGTCTCTGTAATTTTCAGGTTCATCTCATTGTCAAACACTTGGTCATTAAACGTGTAATCGGAATCTCTTAACTGATCGATAGTAGCAAGAGATTCCTTAACCCAATCGATTAAGTTATAGAGTCTGAAACATAAAACATTCTTTATGAATTTTATCCGATAATGGAATTAAATGTTAAAGTAGCAAAACAAACGTTTCACAGTAAATTTACCTTAAAATTCCTGCATCTGCCATTGCCTCAACAAAATTGGCATCTTCCACAGAATCACCAGAATCCGCCAAAGCTAATCTCATGCCGTCGGCGCTAAACTTTTCAATGGCTTCAGCAAGTGTCAAAAAATTACCAGTtgattttgacattttttcaGAATTAAGAAGCAAATGTCCATTGGCTCGAATGGCTTGAGGCCACCTAGACTCAAAAATATTTCGTAAAACTATAATTGTACATTATATGTTTCATCAATTACCTGTTTGGTTCGTTCGGCCAGATTGCGACATGGTTGTATAGGAAATACGTCAAATGGTTTGGCACCAAATCTTTCCCGGAAACACGCAAGTCAACAGGGTACCAAAAATTGAactcttttttcaaaacgcGTAGTTTTTCTTCAGGAATAGCAGTGGTAGGCAGTGGTGCCTCTTTGAAGAAAATGTAATCCCAAACTTCAGGAGTCATTTGCTCGGCATTGATACCTAAGGCATTATCTCCTACGGGTGTATGAATATTGCAAATTAACAAAGTTCGAGACGGCTAGCCGAAAAATATATGGTACCTGATCCATCAAAAGTGTTCCCCTGTAACAAATGTGCCACAGTATAATAAGCCATGTAAATAGTAGAATCCGAAAGGGATTCAATTAACCATTTTTCATCCCAAGGCAGCTTTGAGCCTAGTCCATACGTCCGAGAACACGCATGCTCTTTAAGCCAATCCAAGGTGGCAGTGAAATTTTTTCGAACTTCATCGTGAAAAGTGTTGATTTTCGCCAAAGCTTCGGTAGTGCGTTCCCTCCACGCCCCCTTTCCATAGTCGAGGTACCACTGGTCGCACAGAGCCACCACACATTCATCGCCGGATCTATAATGTGCAGTATTTCGTAAGAGTAAAATttctgaatttaaaaaataaataaaatacagcATGCCTGGAAATAATTGTTTTCTCTGGCTCCATGTAAACAAGGGCTTGTGCAGCTTGAATCATCTCCTTCTGGATCACTTTCTTGACATCCTGCACTTTTTTTCCCTGATGAGGTCCAACGAGGAGAACGCCGTCGTAAAACCCTGTCACAATTATTTGTTAGTTTACCACTGTCCTTACTATCGCTGTGAAACGCCATACCTTTCAAGTAAACAAGTTCTTTCGCCTCCAGAAGTTTATCTTTATCATTTTGACTCTGGATTTTGAAGCGATCGCAAGCGTATACCGCACTCAGATTCCCTAGCTCAGGCACTTCTACAATAGGAACAGGCTCAAACGGTAAAACCATTTCATCGTTGATTCCATATTTTTCCCTGAAggtaaaaacataaaatttacgaggaaaaaacaaacaaatatgtACATATCTTGATTACTAAATGtgcaagaaaacgaaattgatAAAACGATATTTGCAGTAAAAGTTTACCTTAAAGCGGCCTTATTTTTCAAGTCCCGAAGAGCTGCGTAATCATCGGGAGAATCGGAGGGAACGCTGGTCACAATACCAGTTCCCTTATCCTCTTTGATTGTTAACATTGGCAAAGCATAAATTGGATTGTAGCTGGAAAGAGGAGACTGAAGTGACGCACCTAGAATTTGCTGTAAAAATATAAAGATAAATCAAACAgtgtaaaaatcaaaatgaaactaTAAACTTACTTCGCCTTTGATTTTAGCCAAAACGGAAACCTTTCCTACTTCTGCTGTCATTTTCTGGAACGACATGTTCAAAGCCGCTCGGTACGTGCAAACGAAAATTTCACCAGAATTCGTTTCAAAAACAATATAATCCATGTCCGGACGTAGCCAACAGTTGGTTTGGCCGTACATAGTTTCAGGGCGAAGAGTGGCAGCTACCAAAAATATTGGCTTCTTGTCAAAGGgcctgaaaataaaattaataaaattattcaataattaagaaataaaaattgaaataaaaataataatggttTATTACGCCAAGACTTTAGGCACAGGATCTAAGATTTTCATCTTGATCAGAGTGTATTCCATTGGACCAACACCTTCGCCGGATGCCCGGTCGTGGTCCATACAGGGCTGGTCGTCCTTGGGCGAGAAAATCGTGTAACGTTCACCAAATTGAATGTGCCCACGGTCTCGTAGGCGCAAGAACTGCCAACGTACGAAGCTATCGTAGAAGGGATTTGCGTCGGTCGTAATGAAGGATCGTCGCCAATCAACCTTTTAGtttgaaagcaaaacattAAGGAGACATCCAATCCTAATGTAAAAGCAAACTTACATGTAGGCCTAGTTTCATCAAATCTCGCTTCGCCAATGGAGGGAAAAACTTTAGCCAATATTCTGCATCAGCAAAAGGTCTAATTTCTTCATCTTTCAACCCCAGGCtttgcataatttgccattgGTATTTTGCTGATCCTGACTTTGCTACAAGTTTGCTTTTCTTGCCTATAACAGGCCAGTAAAAATGTCAAATTTGTCATTATAATCTAAATGTCAATATACCCTTTGATTTGTCTTTAGGAATGGCGGCTTCCCTGACATCTTCTATGACTTCTTCAACTTGTTCTGGAAGATTTGGTGGAAATCCAAACTGTTCCATTTCCCTTTTAAGCTTGTCCGCACAAGCctgcaaataaataaagtagATAAAATGATAATAGTAGATAAAATATAGCTGATGCTGCTACATTTTATATCATGTCTGATTTTCCTTACCTTAATTGGCATTCCTGTGCAGTGAAATCCAAAAGGATACAAACACTTTTTCCCCTTCAATCGTTGGTAACCAACGGCAAGATCACACTTCATTAGGGTAAAAGTATGCCCTAAGTGTAGCAGCCCATTCATGTATGGATATGGAAAATTGACAAAGTATTTTTCCATGCTGGTTTCATCTTCAGGTGCATCTTCTTCAAATATCTTGGAATTTTCCCACTTTTCCTGGATAACTCTTTCAAGTTCCAGAAGAAAATCCACCTTGAAGCGACCTTTTCTCTCAGTCATTCTGATAAAGACCTGATGAAGAAAcattgcaattttttattattgaaaaaacTGCTCCATTTTCATAACAAGTATTGATTTCCTGATAGCAAATTATATCCaaaatttaacttaaaaaaagaaattaacatAATAACGAACTGGTCGAGAAATTCGTTAAATCCTTGACCGGCTACAACAAAATCTTACTTTTAATTGCTGATAAACGAAGAACGTGGAAGGAGATTAATGATCACTAGAGAACGAAGTTGAGCAGTCTTGCGGCAACTGAGCAGACGACAGAGATGGGAAATAGTGAACCCACCGTGACGCAAGGAGATGCAGAGTGTATTTGGTTTTTCACGAACTGTGTTACACACTTCCACGTGTCATGACGAGTTGACTACTATATACGAGGCCGGAAACGTCTTTCCGATTAGTACCCAGCCCCACTTACCTGAAATTATTACCGGGTGGTACTGGCACTACATACATAAAAtgtatctctttttttcaaattttttttcagtttatccCCAAGTATCTTGCGGTGGTAAATCGAGTTTCAGGTAATTGGGGCCGAGAAAAAACTTCGCTTTCGTAATTTCCAGGGAAAATTCCCTTAAATAGAGTTaccatttgaaatttttttatacatcttTTTGTAAATCTAAATGTTATGCTAGCAGAAACCAAAATTTGCTTATTACAGTAGTTTTAAACTCAAAAGAGCTATTTCATGTTTGTATCAGAACACCTCAGGCTCAGGTAATTTATTAGACTTCGTATCCGCAATTCCGCAtactcttttcatttttcactttGCTCCACCTTCCTTGTTTTACTACAACAGTTAAAGCGGTTATGATGAGGGGTGTGGAAAGGaggttttctgttgttgtttccaGCTTGCTCCCTTTAACAagttttccttaaaaaaaaatcaggtacCTTGGATCGAAATGTCCACGAAACAAGCGGTGATTGAATTACTTAAACAAGCTGATGCAGTTTGTTTCGATGTTGATTCAACGGTATGTACAGGGGAAGGTATTGACGATTTGGCATTTCGTTGTGGTAAGGAAGACCAAGTCaaagaaatgtaaatatgtCGCACTTCTGCTCTTCATACCGCATATTTCTATCAACTTCTAtcttgaatgttttttttatcatagGACATGCAAAGCTATGTGTGGGAATTTGGATTTTCGGGAATCCCTTAAACTGAGGCTTGTATATAATTTcatgctgttttttttttttttttttttaccttcttaCACATTCATAATAATACATTAGAACATTATTCAACCTCATCATCATCTTGTAAGGAACCTAGCAGAGGAACAACCACTTAAAATAACTCCGCATGTGCAGTATGTTAAGGGTTTCTTTCAACATGCAATCAAGTGTTATAATCATATTTATATTTGTAACTTAGGAATCTGATAAATA
The nucleotide sequence above comes from Daphnia carinata strain CSIRO-1 chromosome 3, CSIRO_AGI_Dcar_HiC_V3, whole genome shotgun sequence. Encoded proteins:
- the LOC130693652 gene encoding leucine--tRNA ligase, cytoplasmic-like: MTERKGRFKVDFLLELERVIQEKWENSKIFEEDAPEDETSMEKYFVNFPYPYMNGLLHLGHTFTLMKCDLAVGYQRLKGKKCLYPFGFHCTGMPIKACADKLKREMEQFGFPPNLPEQVEEVIEDVREAAIPKDKSKGKKSKLVAKSGSAKYQWQIMQSLGLKDEEIRPFADAEYWLKFFPPLAKRDLMKLGLHVDWRRSFITTDANPFYDSFVRWQFLRLRDRGHIQFGERYTIFSPKDDQPCMDHDRASGEGVGPMEYTLIKMKILDPVPKVLAPFDKKPIFLVAATLRPETMYGQTNCWLRPDMDYIVFETNSGEIFVCTYRAALNMSFQKMTAEVGKVSVLAKIKGEQILGASLQSPLSSYNPIYALPMLTIKEDKGTGIVTSVPSDSPDDYAALRDLKNKAALREKYGINDEMVLPFEPVPIVEVPELGNLSAVYACDRFKIQSQNDKDKLLEAKELVYLKGFYDGVLLVGPHQGKKVQDVKKVIQKEMIQAAQALVYMEPEKTIISRSGDECVVALCDQWYLDYGKGAWRERTTEALAKINTFHDEVRKNFTATLDWLKEHACSRTYGLGSKLPWDEKWLIESLSDSTIYMAYYTVAHLLQGNTFDGSGDNALGINAEQMTPEVWDYIFFKEAPLPTTAIPEEKLRVLKKEFNFWYPVDLRVSGKDLVPNHLTYFLYNHVAIWPNEPNRWPQAIRANGHLLLNSEKMSKSTGNFLTLAEAIEKFSADGMRLALADSGDSVEDANFVEAMADAGILRLYNLIDWVKESLATIDQLRDSDYTFNDQVFDNEMNLKITETNQNYDRMLFKEALRTGFFEYQAIRDTYREISMGNMHKKLILKYIETQAVILSPICPHIAEHVWQLLGHEESILKCQWPSVPEYDSVLISAGAYLDQAAHEFRLRMKAYLSSLSSKGAKKGVNVPTDKPTHGTVWIAKNYPTWQSIILTLLQEKYNQDGVMPDNKWLSSELSSKPELKKSMKKVMPFVQVAKEKVAKHGIRALNLTMDFNEAEIITKNIEYLTATLDLEGLNVLYSDDPTADEKIKEDCVPGVPHITFRYQPGVSINFLNPQPLSGLFEVKLAIMQGDTPAKLASRLVKHHKQIKDPKRVSLWRYQDPLLGPRKIPTSDDLERGKIRLTEAHTFLVNLENKTVAVEENGTQVDIGSSLTYIVA